The DNA region GGAAATAGTTTGCAGGAGTGGTCGCATTTGCCACGGTCATATTCTCGTTCGCACAAAGCGTAAGGAATCTTTCCAAACGTGCAGAAGAGTGTTCCGCTCCCTGTCCTTCAAATCCGTGCGGAAGTAGCATTACCAAACCATTCTGGATTTTCCATTTTTCTTCTGCGGCAACCAAATACTGGTCAACAATAATCTGAGCGCCGTTCATAAAGTCACCGAACTGCGCTTCCCAAATCGTCAAAGTGTTTGGTGAAGCCATCGCGTAACCGTAATCAAAACCAAGCACACCGTATTCTGAAAGGTGCGAGTTGAAGATATTGAAACGGCTTTCGGAAACGTGTTGCAGAGGAACATATTCTTCCTCCGTATCTTCAGTTTTCACCACTGCATGACGGTGAGAGAACGTACCTCTTTCCACATCTTCCCCGGAAATACGAACGTTGTTTCCTTCGTTTAATAAAGTTGCATAAGCCAACCATTCTCCTAAAGCCCAATCCAAAGCATTGGTTTCGATAGCTTTCAATCTTGCTTCGAAAAGACGGGTGATTTTGCTGATGAATTTTTTATCTTTTGGTAAAGTTGACATCTGTACCGCCAACTCTTTCAGTTTGTTCAGATCGAAACCTGTGTTGACAGGATTCAGCATTTCTCCTTTCGGACACATCGGGAAATCCTTCCAGTTGTCTGCCATGAAGATATCCATCGTGTTTTTCTCGATTTCTTTGGAAGCATCGAAATCCGCATCCAGCAAATGCTTGAACTTGGTTTCCATTTCCCTCAGAATTTCATCGGAAACTACGCCTTCCTTAATCAGTGCAGTTTTATAGATTTCCCGTGGATTCGGGTGTTTTGAGATTACTTTGTAAAGGTTCGGCTGGGTAAATCTCGGTTCGTCACCTTCGTTGTGGCCATATTTTCTGTAGCCCAACAAATCGATATACACATCCTTACCAAAAGTCGCACGGAAATCCGCAGCAAATCTGATCGCGTGTACCACCGCTTCCACATCATCCGCATTCACGTGCATCACAGGAGATTCGGTTACTTTCGCGATGTCGGTACAATAGTTTGACGAACGTGCATCTAAATAATTGGTGGTGAAAGAAACTTGGTTATTCACCACGATATGAACAGTTCCACCAGTTTTGTAACCGTCGAGCGTCATCATCTGTGCCACTTCGTAAACGATTCCCTGTCCAGCAATCGCACCGTCTCCGTGGATAACGATCGGAAGAACTTTTTTGTAGTCTTTGTATTTGTCGTCAACTTTTGCACGGCAAATTCCCTCAACCAAAGCCGCAACCGTTTCCAGGTGCGATGGATTCGGAGTCAGGTTAATTGCAACCTGTTCGCCGTTTTCGGTGGTAATGATTTTTGATGAACCCAAATGGTATTTCACGTCCCCAGAAAATACATCTTCCTCGAATTCCTTTCCTTCGAATTCAGAGAAAATCTGCTTGTAGGATTTCCCGAAAATATTGGTCAGAACGTTCAATCGACCTCTGTGCGCCATTCCGAGTACGACCTCATCAACTCCCAATTGCGAAGATCTGGTGATCAACTGATCCAATGCAGGGATTAATGATTCATTCCCTTCAAGTGAAAATCTCTTCTGCCCAACAAATTTGGTATGAAGATAATTTTCGAAAGCTACCGCCTGATTAAGTTTTTCAAGGATTTCGGTTTTTTCTGTAGCACTTAGCTGTGGTCGGTTTTCATTGACCTGAAGCCATTTTCTGATGTAGAGTTTTTCCTCCACATTGTTAATGTGCATGTATTCCGTACCAATGGATTTGCAATAGATTTTTTCCAGTCGGTTTACAATTTCCTGCAAAGTTGCTGCAGCAGGCATTCCGATTTCTGTGGCGGAATTAAATTTGGTGTTTAAGTCAGCTTTGCTGAGCCCGAAATTTTCAATAGCCAAAGTCGGTTCATAATGTCTTCGCTCACGAACAGGATTGGTGTTGGTGAAAAGGTGACCGCGGTGTCTGTATGCCTGAATCAGGTTCAGAATATTGAATTCCTTCTGGATATCGTTTGGAATTTGTCCGCTTGCAGCTTGTTGGTTGGCAAACTGAACTGCATTTTGCGGGGCAGAAACGGTTTTGTTTTCCCCAATTTCGTCACCGTAGCTCTCTAAAGCAAAATCAAATCCCTGGAAAAATGCTTTCCAGGAAGGCTCTAAAGAATCGGGATATTTTTGGTATTGTTGGTATAAGTCCTCTATTAACTGCGAGTGAGCAGCATTCAGAAACGAAAATTTGTCCATTACATTCTGGTTAACCGTTGAATTTTATTTAAAACACAAATTTAACAAAAAAAAGTGAAGTACTAAAGCCGAAAACGGGCTAAATAATTGGGATAGATTTTAGGTATGAAATCGAGGAAAATTGTTTCTTCAAAATTGGATGCTTCGGAATTTTTCATCGCAACGACGCAAAGAAAATTTTATTATAAACTTCATACTTTAAAGGAACGCAAAGACACTTCGTTTAGCAATAGTTCATTTCTTTTCTATTTAAAGAGATTCGTTTAATCTTAAAATAAACCTGAATTTGATCACCCCGACCCTAAAAGGAGCAAATTCAGGTTTATTTTGAAGGTAATTTTCCGCCCTTTAGGGTTGGGGTAAAGAAAATTTCCGACATAATTACAATTATTGAAATTCTATTTGAAAACAGGGAGCGACAGTTTCATTACGGTTTGATTTTCAGTGTCTGGTTCTTCGAGGAAGGTCTGCTGCAAATCGCCAGTTCTCATCGTATCTCTTTTTGCTTTGAGAAGGAGTTGCTGGATGGATTTTATTCTTCCTGCGTAGTTTCCACGGTAATAAAGGACGTAGTTTTTGGAGCCATTCAAAGTTCGGAAACTGAAACTGTTGTCGGAAACGCCCTCTCTTTTCGAAAGCGGAATTCCGTAGAAATATGACACCTCTTTGTCCTTGAAATTGTCGGCATCGGTGATCAGCACGGGTTCTCCGTATTCGTCGTCGCGTTTTCCCAAATCCATCGTCACATAGTTTTTCACCTTATTGTGGCTCATCACGATATTTTTGAAGAGGGCATCTTTGGCGTTTTTGGTGGTGACATTAATTCCGAGCAGCAACTGGCTGTCCTGGTTTTCGACCATCAAACTGTCGAATTTCAGGTTTTGTCGCTGCTCCTCTTTATCGACTTTATTTCCTAAAAGAAGATAGAGGTTCTTCATACTTTTCCCGATGTTGTCGGCAAGATAATCTTCGGTAAGCAAATTCAGCGACCTTTTCAGAAGCGGTTGTTTCGGAGTGTGGATGAACCAAATCACCCTGGTTTTGTTGTTTTCTGGTTTGAATTTTACATCAATTAGATAAGGTGTGTTTTTCCCGCCCTCGAAAAGCTGATAACGGATGGTCTGAAGCGGATTCTCGTATCTCAGGAAAAAATCGCCGAAACGGTCGTTATCTTTCCGGTCCTTATAACTTAGCGAACTCCCCTTTCCTTCATAAGGTGAAAAATACTGGATCGACAAATCGGGATTATCGGAAAAAAAAGTGTTCCATCGTGTAAAATTCTGCAGATTGCTGAACTGCGGAAAAACCTTCTCCACAGGATAAGCGATTTCTTTCTCGACGGTAAAGTTCTTACTTTCATCGACAAAAGTCATGGAAACCGTGTAAGCAGCCGCAAGTAAAAGGAGAATGAGCACCCCAAATTTGATCCAACGCATGCGCAAAAATAAGCAAAACTGAGCGAAAAAAAGTATAAAGTAGGAAGACCGAAGACGGAAGATGGAAGACGAAAGCGTATAAAACGAAAAAATAAACCTGAATTTGTCACCCCGTCTAAAGCGAGCAAATTCAGGTTTAATTAGTTGATGCCTCTTAGATTTACGGAATAATCGTTCCAGGTGTGATGACTGCGTTTTTCTTTACGACCACGATGCCGTCCTTGATGGAGTGGGTTTCGAAATCACCGTCGGGAATATGTTTTCCACCGATGATACGCACATTATCGCCAATGCGGCAGTTTTTGTCGAGGATGGCTTTTTCGATATAGCAGTATTTGCCGACACCGAGATTCGGTTTCCCTTCTTTGTCGTTTTCGATAATCTCATTGGTGTCTTGATAATAATCGGCACCCATCATATAAGAATTGATGATGGTACTTCCACGATCTACCCTGCTTCGGTTTCCAACGATGGAGTTTTCGATTTTGTCGGCCATCACGATGCAGCCGTCGCCGAAAATGGCCTTGCTCACGTACGAACCCAAAATTTTCGATGGCGGAAGCATTCTCGCTCTCGTGTAAACAGGCGCTTTCGTGAAAAGGTTGAATTTCGGAAAATCCCTTGTCAGATCAAGATTGGCGTCGAAGAAAGATTGGATGGTTCCAATGTCCGTCCAATAACCGTCGTATTGAAAGCTGAGTGTTTTGTATTTCCCGATTCCGTTTGGAATGAGTTCGCCACCGAAATCGTCGCCCGGATCTTCGGCAAACATTTTCTTCAAAACGTTCTTGCTAAAAACGTAGATTCCCATTGAAGCAAGGAATTCCTTCCCTTCGTTTCGGCTTTTTTCAGAAACTTCAGATTTCCAGTCGCCCAACAAATCGGCTGAAGGTTTTTCGATAAAGGAAGTGATATTTCCCTCGTCGTCGGATTTCAGGATTCCGAAACCGGTCGCGTCGTGTGCGTTCACAGGAATCGTCGCGATGGTAATGTCGCCATCGTTTTTACAGTGGAAATCGATCATTTCGCGGAAATCCATCTGGTAAAGCTGGTCTCCCGAAAGAATCAAAATATAGTCGTAATCGTACTTGTCGAGGTGTTTCATCGACTGTCTCACAGCATCCGCAGTTCCTTGGTACCACTGATCGTTTTCCACGTTTTGTTCAGCTGCCAAAATATCCACAAAACCTTTACTAAAGATATCGAAGTGAAACGAATTCTTAATATGCGAATTCAAAGAAGCCGAGTTAAACTGAGTTAAAACCAAAATCCTGTTGTACCCCGAATTGAGGCAGTTGGAAATCGGAATATCGACCAACCTGTATTTTCCCGCAATCGGAACGGCTGGTTTGGAACGTGAATAAGTAAGTGGAAAAAGACGAGTACCTCTTCCACCGCCGAGAACTATTGAGATTACGCTGGGTTTCATAAAAGTTTCTTTGTGTTTAGCGTGCAATTTTTACGCATAACAATATTACTGAATTTTACGTCGCAATCAAAATATATTGTCTCATAAAATTGGAATAAGTGGGAAGATTAAGGAAAGTTAATGTGAGAGTGGAAAGGTTGAGCTTGAGGTTGAGCTTGAGCTTGAGGTTAAGCTTTAATAGAAGCACTAAAACAAAGCTTGATAGTTTTTCTTTTCCAAAATATTTCTAAGTACGATCACAAAATCAGAATTGGCTTCGGTACGTTGTTCCCAAGACATTTCGGGGTCTAAAAGAATTTCTTTTACCATTACAATCATCTCGGGCGCATTATCATATTTCCCAGAAAAAAAGTGTACAGCATTTACTTTTCTAAATCCATGAAAAGAGCCATCTTCTTTCTTAATGGTCAACCGATCCACATAATAATCTTTGAATGATCAGTTTTGTTCTACTCATGTTGCATTCGACCAAAAATAAGAAGACACCTACATCGCTGCAAGTGTCTGATTTAGAGAGCGTGGCCCAGCTTGGGCTCGAACCAAGGACTTACTGATTATGAGTCATTTAATTTATTTTTTATTATACTTTACATTGTTTTATTATACTTTATTTTTAACTGATTTTCAATACTTTACAAGATATTGTTTCTT from Chryseobacterium suipulveris includes:
- a CDS encoding 2-oxoglutarate dehydrogenase E1 component; the protein is MDKFSFLNAAHSQLIEDLYQQYQKYPDSLEPSWKAFFQGFDFALESYGDEIGENKTVSAPQNAVQFANQQAASGQIPNDIQKEFNILNLIQAYRHRGHLFTNTNPVRERRHYEPTLAIENFGLSKADLNTKFNSATEIGMPAAATLQEIVNRLEKIYCKSIGTEYMHINNVEEKLYIRKWLQVNENRPQLSATEKTEILEKLNQAVAFENYLHTKFVGQKRFSLEGNESLIPALDQLITRSSQLGVDEVVLGMAHRGRLNVLTNIFGKSYKQIFSEFEGKEFEEDVFSGDVKYHLGSSKIITTENGEQVAINLTPNPSHLETVAALVEGICRAKVDDKYKDYKKVLPIVIHGDGAIAGQGIVYEVAQMMTLDGYKTGGTVHIVVNNQVSFTTNYLDARSSNYCTDIAKVTESPVMHVNADDVEAVVHAIRFAADFRATFGKDVYIDLLGYRKYGHNEGDEPRFTQPNLYKVISKHPNPREIYKTALIKEGVVSDEILREMETKFKHLLDADFDASKEIEKNTMDIFMADNWKDFPMCPKGEMLNPVNTGFDLNKLKELAVQMSTLPKDKKFISKITRLFEARLKAIETNALDWALGEWLAYATLLNEGNNVRISGEDVERGTFSHRHAVVKTEDTEEEYVPLQHVSESRFNIFNSHLSEYGVLGFDYGYAMASPNTLTIWEAQFGDFMNGAQIIVDQYLVAAEEKWKIQNGLVMLLPHGFEGQGAEHSSARLERFLTLCANENMTVANATTPANYFHLLRRQMKWNFRKPLVVMTPKSLLRHPKVVSPLEDFANGQFQPILDDTAVNPDKVEKLVLCSGKIYYELLAKREELNCDTIALVRFEQLYPLQMDKIEEVLAKYGNRKQLLWVQEEPENMGAWTYILKNFRNTDIQVIAPVPSGSPAPGSHKMFERNQNAIINRVFDTNDAPAKRPVTA
- a CDS encoding SRPBCC family protein, encoding MLILLLLAAAYTVSMTFVDESKNFTVEKEIAYPVEKVFPQFSNLQNFTRWNTFFSDNPDLSIQYFSPYEGKGSSLSYKDRKDNDRFGDFFLRYENPLQTIRYQLFEGGKNTPYLIDVKFKPENNKTRVIWFIHTPKQPLLKRSLNLLTEDYLADNIGKSMKNLYLLLGNKVDKEEQRQNLKFDSLMVENQDSQLLLGINVTTKNAKDALFKNIVMSHNKVKNYVTMDLGKRDDEYGEPVLITDADNFKDKEVSYFYGIPLSKREGVSDNSFSFRTLNGSKNYVLYYRGNYAGRIKSIQQLLLKAKRDTMRTGDLQQTFLEEPDTENQTVMKLSLPVFK
- a CDS encoding glucose-1-phosphate adenylyltransferase — protein: MKPSVISIVLGGGRGTRLFPLTYSRSKPAVPIAGKYRLVDIPISNCLNSGYNRILVLTQFNSASLNSHIKNSFHFDIFSKGFVDILAAEQNVENDQWYQGTADAVRQSMKHLDKYDYDYILILSGDQLYQMDFREMIDFHCKNDGDITIATIPVNAHDATGFGILKSDDEGNITSFIEKPSADLLGDWKSEVSEKSRNEGKEFLASMGIYVFSKNVLKKMFAEDPGDDFGGELIPNGIGKYKTLSFQYDGYWTDIGTIQSFFDANLDLTRDFPKFNLFTKAPVYTRARMLPPSKILGSYVSKAIFGDGCIVMADKIENSIVGNRSRVDRGSTIINSYMMGADYYQDTNEIIENDKEGKPNLGVGKYCYIEKAILDKNCRIGDNVRIIGGKHIPDGDFETHSIKDGIVVVKKNAVITPGTIIP